One segment of Propionispora hippei DSM 15287 DNA contains the following:
- a CDS encoding GntR family transcriptional regulator, which produces MLDKTNSIPLHLQVRNFLRNEIFKGTYTEKIPPEFDLMDKFGVSRATIRRAIQTLIEDGVLETRHGLGTFVAVRPIEEWLGNLSSFFDIVEEMGMMPNIQMLSQGIVPAPQDAAKIFKQAEVYETNRLRLANSTPVVLEKQYYPLEYGLKLAEFDLNNVSTYDIFETKLGINLWEAKQSIAAIIPTAIEKKLLGLTSEPCCALLSKRLVTDADGNPVEYEKSIYRADMYAFRINLTRKRKL; this is translated from the coding sequence TTGCTGGATAAAACCAATTCGATTCCCCTGCATTTGCAGGTGCGGAATTTTTTACGCAATGAAATATTTAAAGGCACTTATACGGAAAAAATCCCTCCCGAATTTGATCTGATGGATAAATTCGGCGTAAGCCGCGCGACCATACGCCGGGCGATTCAGACCCTGATTGAAGACGGGGTTCTGGAAACGCGCCATGGTCTGGGCACCTTTGTTGCCGTAAGACCGATCGAAGAATGGCTGGGCAACTTAAGCAGCTTCTTTGATATTGTGGAAGAAATGGGCATGATGCCTAATATCCAAATGCTAAGCCAGGGCATTGTTCCCGCGCCGCAGGACGCCGCCAAAATATTTAAACAGGCAGAAGTTTATGAAACCAACAGGCTGAGGCTGGCCAATTCCACCCCTGTTGTATTGGAAAAACAGTACTACCCCTTAGAGTACGGACTCAAATTAGCCGAATTCGATTTAAACAACGTTTCCACCTACGATATATTCGAAACGAAACTCGGCATCAACCTTTGGGAAGCCAAGCAATCCATCGCGGCGATCATCCCCACGGCCATCGAAAAGAAACTGCTGGGTCTCACTTCCGAGCCCTGCTGCGCCCTCCTGTCCAAACGGTTGGTCACCGATGCCGACGGCAACCCCGTCGAGTATGAGAAAAGCATCTACCGGGCCGATATGTACGCGTTTCGCATTAACTTGACCCGTAAAAGGAAACTGTAA
- a CDS encoding taurine ABC transporter substrate-binding protein, protein MKQKLKRLLLASGLILALAVQLTGCGKSPETKTAATEAAKPEVVNIGFQDIPNDEIVAKVKNWYESELGVKVNFKKFDSGRDVNNAFASKSIDIALVGTTPAAVGIAKGVGYEVFWIHDIIGTAESLAVKNSANINSIKDLKGKKVAVPFSSTAHYSLLNALKLEGVNPSEVKILDMQPPDIFAAWQRGDIDAAYVWNPVLGKLLADGKTLTDSGRLAEKGIVTADVGVVSKEFAQKYPDIVAKYIKVQQKAHDLYQSNPDEAAEALAKGLNIDKADALNQTKELIWLSAKDQLSDKYFGTSAKKGDLAKILKATADFLVEQKAIESAPGQETFDQGINATYIEGALK, encoded by the coding sequence ATGAAACAAAAATTAAAGAGGCTGTTACTGGCCAGCGGGCTTATCCTTGCTTTAGCAGTGCAGTTAACCGGCTGCGGCAAGAGCCCGGAAACTAAAACGGCTGCCACTGAGGCGGCGAAACCGGAAGTCGTGAATATCGGCTTTCAGGACATTCCTAATGATGAAATTGTTGCTAAAGTGAAGAATTGGTATGAAAGCGAACTGGGTGTGAAGGTGAATTTCAAAAAGTTTGATTCCGGCCGTGATGTCAATAATGCTTTTGCGTCAAAGAGCATCGATATTGCCCTGGTGGGCACAACGCCTGCAGCGGTGGGGATAGCCAAAGGTGTTGGCTACGAGGTTTTCTGGATTCATGATATCATTGGCACTGCCGAGTCGCTGGCGGTAAAAAACAGTGCTAACATTAATTCTATTAAAGATTTAAAAGGAAAAAAGGTAGCGGTACCGTTTAGTTCGACGGCTCATTACAGTTTGCTTAATGCGTTGAAGCTGGAGGGAGTAAATCCTTCGGAAGTGAAAATTCTTGATATGCAGCCGCCTGATATCTTTGCTGCCTGGCAGCGGGGAGATATTGACGCCGCTTATGTCTGGAACCCGGTATTGGGTAAATTGCTGGCCGATGGAAAAACGCTGACTGACAGTGGCAGGCTGGCCGAAAAAGGCATCGTAACGGCCGATGTGGGTGTGGTAAGCAAAGAATTTGCTCAAAAGTATCCTGATATTGTGGCCAAATACATCAAAGTACAGCAAAAGGCTCATGACCTGTACCAAAGCAATCCCGATGAGGCTGCCGAAGCCCTGGCTAAGGGTCTTAATATTGACAAGGCCGATGCCCTGAATCAGACTAAGGAATTAATCTGGCTGTCGGCCAAAGATCAGCTTTCCGATAAGTATTTCGGAACCAGTGCCAAGAAAGGCGATTTAGCTAAAATCTTAAAAGCAACCGCTGATTTCCTGGTTGAGCAAAAAGCCATTGAAAGTGCGCCGGGACAAGAGACGTTTGATCAGGGAATTAATGCTACATATATTGAGGGCGCTTTAAAATAG
- a CDS encoding spore coat protein codes for MASLIGSIFSAGDMASDQTMAYMAAVSAAGTANAYFSAAVVAVTPEVRQLFSEFSSEMLMGHGQLLNLMLHKGWMNPYDETNRQLQSVLTHSLQVLPSEHQHSI; via the coding sequence ATGGCATCATTAATAGGGTCGATATTTTCCGCGGGCGATATGGCATCGGACCAGACGATGGCCTATATGGCGGCGGTAAGCGCAGCCGGGACGGCCAATGCTTATTTTTCAGCTGCTGTAGTGGCTGTGACCCCGGAGGTCAGGCAGTTATTTAGCGAATTTAGTTCTGAGATGTTAATGGGACACGGGCAGCTTCTTAACCTAATGCTGCATAAAGGCTGGATGAATCCTTATGATGAAACCAATCGGCAATTGCAAAGCGTATTAACTCATTCGCTGCAAGTACTGCCTTCCGAGCATCAGCACAGTATATAA
- a CDS encoding glycogen/starch/alpha-glucan phosphorylase, whose protein sequence is MLTKEECKAALQKRILALTGMSLDEASSADKYAALASLIRDYIGQRWVDTTRHYDDQKQKQVYYFSIEFLPGRLLDTNLRNLGLREVWCEALAELGIDYTELTNAERDAGLGNGGLGRLAACFLDSLASLGLPGHGCGIRYTYGLFEQSIIDGVQVEKPDTWLSDLDIWEYRKTGKAVNVEFGPPLGTVKAVPHDIPVIGFDNRTVNTLRLWSAELRDGLNVNYSSLTPGDIRKLLEYKNWVEAISQILYPDDRYEEGRHLRLIQEYFLVSAGLKSIIRHIKRKQGSNLSYLANQIAIHINDTHPALAIPELMRILMDEEGMGWDEAWDITTHTISYTNHTVLPEALEKWPVDQLRGLLPRIYEIIHEINERFCAELWKHYPGDWDRIAAMAVIADGFVKMAHLAVVGSHSVNGVAELHSRILQEDLLHLFYQHTPQKFNNKTNGITHRRWLLSANPGLAGLITDTIGPAWLQRPNELERLLPFAASTVFQQKLAAVKQDRKEALAKFIFDNYHLALDTHSLFDVQVKRIHAYKRQLLNALRIMELYQRLKDDPGLDILPRTFIFAGKAAPGYYLAKKIIQLIVTLAKQINNDTAIRDKLKIVFLENYNVSLAQLIIPAADISEQISTAGKEASGTGNMKFMMNGAITIGTLDGANVEIREAVGDENIFIFGLTAEEATACYQTGQCNPMNLYNQDERVRNCVNQLIDSSLPVIGDEFKPLYEYLLHPNGAFLELQDFDAYLDGQAKIDRLFRNEHTRWQMAIKNIAHSGRFSSDRTVKEYADAIWHIRPAEIPQR, encoded by the coding sequence GTGTTAACCAAAGAGGAGTGCAAGGCTGCCCTGCAAAAAAGGATATTAGCGCTGACAGGTATGAGTCTGGATGAGGCCTCGTCCGCTGACAAATACGCCGCGCTAGCCAGCCTGATCCGCGACTACATCGGTCAGCGCTGGGTGGATACCACCCGCCATTATGACGACCAAAAACAAAAACAGGTGTACTATTTCTCCATTGAATTTTTACCGGGACGCTTACTGGACACTAATCTGCGCAACCTCGGTCTTAGGGAGGTTTGGTGCGAGGCCCTGGCTGAGCTCGGCATCGACTACACCGAACTGACAAACGCCGAACGGGACGCCGGCCTCGGCAACGGCGGTCTGGGACGGCTGGCAGCTTGCTTTTTGGATTCCCTGGCATCGCTCGGTTTACCCGGCCACGGTTGCGGTATCCGCTATACCTACGGCCTGTTCGAACAGTCCATTATCGATGGCGTACAGGTGGAAAAACCGGATACCTGGTTGAGCGATCTGGATATCTGGGAATACCGCAAAACCGGCAAAGCCGTTAACGTGGAATTCGGGCCGCCGCTGGGTACAGTTAAGGCCGTACCCCACGATATCCCCGTTATCGGCTTTGACAACCGGACTGTCAACACCCTGCGCTTATGGAGCGCCGAACTGCGTGACGGCTTAAATGTCAATTATTCCAGCCTCACACCGGGTGATATCCGCAAACTGCTGGAATATAAGAACTGGGTGGAGGCTATTTCGCAAATTCTGTATCCTGACGACCGTTATGAAGAAGGCCGCCATTTGCGCCTCATCCAGGAGTACTTCCTGGTTTCGGCCGGACTGAAAAGCATTATCCGCCATATTAAGCGCAAACAGGGTTCCAACCTGTCCTATCTGGCCAACCAGATTGCCATCCATATCAATGACACCCATCCGGCGCTGGCTATTCCCGAACTCATGCGCATTCTCATGGATGAAGAAGGCATGGGTTGGGATGAAGCGTGGGACATCACAACCCATACCATCTCCTACACCAATCACACCGTCCTGCCGGAAGCGCTGGAAAAATGGCCGGTCGATCAGTTGCGGGGCCTGCTGCCCCGTATCTACGAAATCATTCACGAGATTAATGAACGGTTCTGCGCCGAACTGTGGAAGCACTATCCCGGCGACTGGGACCGCATTGCCGCCATGGCCGTCATTGCCGACGGTTTTGTCAAGATGGCTCATCTGGCAGTGGTCGGCAGCCACAGCGTCAATGGCGTGGCCGAGCTGCACAGCCGGATTCTCCAAGAAGACCTCCTGCACCTGTTTTATCAACATACGCCGCAAAAATTCAACAACAAAACCAACGGCATTACCCATCGCCGCTGGCTGCTTTCCGCCAATCCCGGCTTGGCCGGCTTGATTACCGATACCATCGGACCCGCCTGGCTGCAGCGGCCCAATGAGTTGGAAAGGCTGCTGCCCTTTGCCGCCAGCACGGTTTTCCAGCAAAAACTGGCGGCTGTCAAACAGGACCGGAAAGAAGCTCTGGCCAAATTTATTTTTGACAACTATCACCTTGCCCTTGATACCCATTCACTGTTCGACGTACAGGTCAAGCGCATTCATGCCTATAAACGGCAGCTCCTGAACGCGCTTCGGATCATGGAGCTTTATCAGCGGCTAAAGGACGATCCCGGACTGGACATTCTGCCCCGTACCTTTATCTTCGCCGGCAAGGCGGCGCCCGGCTATTACCTGGCCAAGAAAATCATCCAGCTTATTGTCACCCTGGCCAAACAAATCAACAATGATACCGCCATCAGGGATAAACTCAAAATCGTATTTTTAGAAAACTATAATGTATCGTTAGCGCAACTAATTATTCCTGCCGCCGATATCAGTGAACAGATTTCCACTGCCGGCAAGGAAGCCTCCGGCACCGGCAATATGAAATTCATGATGAACGGCGCCATCACCATCGGTACCTTAGACGGTGCCAATGTGGAAATCCGCGAAGCCGTAGGCGATGAGAATATCTTCATTTTTGGTCTCACGGCCGAAGAAGCGACCGCCTGCTACCAAACCGGCCAGTGCAACCCGATGAACCTCTACAATCAGGATGAACGGGTAAGAAATTGTGTCAACCAATTGATCGATAGCAGCCTCCCCGTCATTGGCGATGAATTCAAACCGCTTTATGAGTACTTGCTGCATCCCAACGGTGCTTTTCTGGAGCTGCAGGACTTTGACGCCTACCTGGACGGCCAGGCCAAAATCGACCGGTTGTTCCGGAACGAACACACCCGCTGGCAGATGGCCATCAAGAATATTGCCCACTCCGGCCGCTTCTCCAGCGACCGCACCGTCAAGGAATATGCCGATGCCATCTGGCATATCCGTCCGGCTGAAATCCCGCAACGTTAA
- a CDS encoding glutathione peroxidase: protein MNIYDFQVKTIDGKTITLAEFKGRVLLIVNTASKCGFTPQYEELQALYQDYAGQGLEILGFPSNQFAEQEPGSNEEVQQFCQLTYGVSFPMFEKTEVRGKSAHPLFVYLTEQAPFRGFDAGHPIAGKLEEVLKERFPELLEGDGIKWNFTKFLVNREGKVVGRYEPTTSPSAMRTAIEKLL, encoded by the coding sequence ATGAATATTTACGATTTTCAAGTTAAGACCATTGACGGCAAAACCATTACGCTGGCAGAATTTAAAGGCAGAGTGCTGCTGATTGTGAATACTGCCAGCAAGTGCGGTTTTACTCCTCAGTATGAGGAACTGCAAGCCCTTTACCAGGATTATGCTGGTCAGGGACTGGAGATTCTTGGTTTTCCCAGCAACCAATTCGCAGAACAAGAACCGGGCAGCAATGAGGAAGTACAGCAATTCTGCCAGCTTACTTATGGAGTTAGCTTTCCTATGTTTGAGAAAACCGAAGTCCGCGGTAAAAGTGCCCATCCGTTGTTTGTCTATCTGACGGAGCAGGCGCCCTTCCGGGGATTTGACGCCGGTCATCCGATTGCCGGTAAACTGGAGGAAGTACTAAAGGAGCGCTTTCCGGAATTGCTGGAAGGCGACGGCATCAAATGGAATTTTACCAAGTTTCTCGTCAACCGGGAGGGAAAGGTCGTGGGGCGCTACGAACCTACGACTTCCCCGTCGGCTATGAGAACGGCGATTGAAAAATTGCTGTAA
- a CDS encoding ABC transporter ATP-binding protein, with amino-acid sequence MMAVDGQGRLEKAVVIALKDVSLSYNSNRDDNALEHIDLTLTEGEFVCLLGPSGCGKSTLLKIIAGFISPTAGTAVMDGEPINGADWHRGVVFQQPPLYPWLNVMENVMFGLKMRNIPVHESHRLAEEYIDKVGLREFRHSKPYELSGGMKQRVAIARSLVNKPRVLLMDEPFGALDALTREQMQTLVRNIWWDSKCTILFITHDVDEALSLGTRVIVMSKRPGRILRELNTEFTYKISGDNSNRTRYSDQFLELREEVLNLINRQELMYQV; translated from the coding sequence ATGATGGCTGTAGACGGTCAGGGCAGGCTAGAAAAAGCTGTAGTAATCGCTTTAAAAGATGTGTCACTAAGCTATAACTCGAATAGGGATGACAATGCGCTGGAACATATTGATCTTACGCTGACGGAGGGCGAGTTTGTCTGCCTGCTGGGCCCTTCCGGCTGTGGTAAGAGCACTCTCTTGAAAATTATAGCCGGCTTTATATCGCCCACTGCCGGAACGGCCGTCATGGATGGTGAACCGATCAATGGAGCCGACTGGCACCGTGGGGTGGTTTTTCAGCAGCCCCCTCTGTATCCCTGGCTCAATGTAATGGAAAACGTCATGTTTGGCCTGAAAATGAGAAATATCCCGGTCCATGAAAGTCACAGACTGGCAGAGGAGTACATAGATAAGGTGGGACTAAGGGAGTTTCGCCATAGTAAGCCCTATGAGCTGTCCGGCGGTATGAAGCAGCGTGTTGCCATTGCCAGGTCGTTGGTCAATAAACCCCGCGTACTTTTAATGGATGAGCCCTTTGGCGCTTTGGACGCCTTAACCCGGGAACAAATGCAGACACTGGTAAGAAATATCTGGTGGGATTCTAAATGCACCATTTTGTTTATTACCCATGATGTGGACGAAGCGCTATCCTTGGGCACCAGAGTCATCGTCATGTCCAAACGGCCCGGTCGAATCCTCCGGGAGCTTAACACGGAATTTACCTATAAGATTAGCGGCGACAATTCCAATCGCACCCGGTATTCGGACCAGTTTCTTGAGCTGCGTGAGGAAGTCCTTAATCTAATTAATCGGCAGGAGTTAATGTATCAGGTGTAA
- a CDS encoding TetR/AcrR family transcriptional regulator has translation MTSSNFFEVKCMPRTPQDPKIRIDEILDTAEPLFAANGYRQTTVQDITNQMGVAKGMIYYYFNSKEAILEAVINRQISILLTDMKNMACSQLIPPPQKIEFMINSIYHTAKYKNGLLLDFLSDEKHLDIRNKIVHQNALLLKPWLLKVIDEGVLKGCFQVSDPLIALNFIMSILHCITDALCEKTSDEQMACHFKIAGSLIEKILALPEATLHLSLK, from the coding sequence TTGACCAGTTCAAACTTTTTTGAGGTGAAATGTATGCCCCGAACTCCCCAGGACCCCAAAATCCGGATCGATGAAATTTTAGATACAGCCGAGCCTCTGTTTGCGGCAAATGGCTACCGCCAAACAACAGTCCAGGATATCACTAACCAAATGGGCGTTGCCAAGGGAATGATCTATTATTACTTTAACTCGAAGGAAGCAATTCTGGAAGCGGTGATCAACCGTCAAATCTCCATCCTGCTGACGGATATGAAAAATATGGCCTGCTCCCAGCTTATCCCTCCGCCCCAAAAGATTGAATTCATGATTAATTCCATCTATCACACAGCTAAATACAAAAATGGCTTGCTCCTGGATTTCTTATCTGATGAGAAACATTTAGATATCAGAAATAAAATTGTCCACCAAAATGCGCTCTTACTTAAACCTTGGCTTCTAAAAGTAATTGACGAGGGAGTCCTAAAAGGCTGTTTCCAGGTTTCTGATCCCCTTATCGCTCTTAATTTTATCATGTCGATCCTGCACTGTATTACGGACGCATTATGCGAGAAAACATCGGACGAACAAATGGCCTGCCATTTTAAGATAGCGGGATCTCTCATCGAAAAGATATTGGCATTGCCAGAAGCAACTTTGCACTTATCGCTTAAATAA
- a CDS encoding YddF family protein, protein MTNCQPIAILNGPIVTADGKYSCRTISLQEAIDLVQGAPEIVSAVGHEATAELLTELFNRKISFNRINFQQAAGQDALVFKLNRRSPEGVVLTKAEIEKIGYQFQLLSRIS, encoded by the coding sequence ATGACAAATTGTCAACCGATTGCTATTTTGAATGGCCCTATCGTGACGGCAGACGGGAAGTATTCCTGCCGGACGATCAGTTTGCAGGAAGCCATAGATCTGGTGCAAGGTGCGCCGGAGATTGTTTCGGCCGTGGGGCATGAGGCTACGGCCGAGCTATTGACTGAATTGTTTAATCGGAAGATTAGTTTTAACCGGATTAATTTTCAGCAAGCAGCGGGGCAGGATGCCCTTGTGTTTAAGCTGAACCGCCGCTCGCCGGAAGGCGTAGTTCTCACTAAAGCTGAGATTGAAAAAATCGGTTATCAATTTCAACTGTTATCGCGCATTTCTTAG
- a CDS encoding ABC transporter permease, whose amino-acid sequence MNIAYFVRKQVTVERLLTASTVILLLLLWYTLTELKLVSDIVVPSPYKVVTSFLEIARSGYKDNSLLVHLGDSLVRLITSFLLVVITAIPLGLVCGYNSKARAIVDPLIEFYRPLPPLAYYTLLVLWMGIENSSKIALLYLAGFAPVYLSCVAGVQKIKKDYIDGAYTLGANSRQIFFHVVFPACLPDIFIGLRTAIGVAYTTLVAAEMVAAVTGIGWMVLDASKFLRSDIIFVGIFIMGITGILLDGMIRTIESKVIPWKGKE is encoded by the coding sequence ATGAACATTGCCTATTTTGTCAGGAAGCAGGTTACCGTAGAGCGGCTGCTGACAGCGAGCACGGTAATCTTGCTTTTACTGCTGTGGTATACTCTCACCGAGTTAAAGCTTGTTTCCGATATTGTTGTTCCTTCACCTTATAAAGTGGTTACCAGTTTCCTTGAAATTGCCCGCAGTGGCTATAAAGACAATAGTTTGCTTGTTCACTTGGGTGACAGTCTGGTGCGTTTAATCACTTCCTTTTTATTGGTGGTGATTACCGCGATTCCCTTGGGGCTGGTTTGCGGCTATAACTCCAAAGCGCGGGCTATTGTCGATCCGCTGATTGAGTTCTACCGGCCCTTGCCGCCGCTGGCCTATTATACGCTGCTCGTACTATGGATGGGGATTGAGAACTCCTCGAAAATAGCACTGTTATATCTGGCGGGTTTTGCCCCGGTCTATCTTTCCTGTGTGGCCGGTGTGCAAAAGATAAAGAAAGACTATATTGACGGGGCCTATACACTTGGCGCAAACAGCAGGCAGATTTTCTTTCATGTGGTTTTTCCCGCGTGCCTGCCTGATATATTCATCGGCCTGAGAACAGCCATCGGGGTTGCCTATACCACGCTGGTGGCGGCGGAAATGGTGGCGGCGGTCACCGGCATAGGCTGGATGGTGCTTGACGCCAGCAAATTTTTGCGCAGCGATATCATTTTTGTCGGAATTTTTATTATGGGCATTACCGGTATTCTTTTGGATGGCATGATCCGGACTATTGAGAGCAAGGTCATACCTTGGAAAGGTAAAGAATAA
- a CDS encoding aminotransferase family protein encodes MSTADSLEVDELVKLHRDHLWLHLTNHKAFESQEPPIMTEGNGFILKDIYGKEYVDGLSGGVWAVNVGYGRDSIVEAIAGQLKKLPYYAGSMATPPYILLAQKLASLLPDLPKVYISNSGSEANEKSYKIARQYFSEKYPAKEKYKIVYRNRDYHGTTLGALASSGQQERKVKFGPLPEGFAAIPHALCYRCELGKCYPSCNIDCARALETVIQREGEDSVAAVIVEPVTAGGGIIPPVAEYYPVLQEICRKYEVLLIMDEVVTGFGRTGRMFGHQHYAVEPDMITLAKGLASGYMPISATVARKSIFDQFLTGLEDPTGYFRDISTFGGCAGASAAALENIRIIEAEKLAENSAQMGAYLLEGLKELEKYPIVGEVRGKGLLAGIELVEDKKSKKPLPETHLARIVAEAKQAGVIIGRMVRSVPDCNNVLYTAPPLIVTKEGIDRIVGAFAQALAHVKL; translated from the coding sequence ATGAGTACAGCAGATAGTTTAGAGGTCGATGAATTGGTAAAACTCCACCGGGATCATTTATGGCTCCATCTTACCAATCACAAGGCCTTTGAAAGTCAGGAACCGCCGATTATGACGGAAGGAAACGGTTTTATTCTTAAAGACATTTACGGCAAGGAATATGTAGACGGCTTATCAGGCGGGGTTTGGGCAGTCAATGTCGGTTACGGCAGGGATTCCATTGTAGAGGCTATTGCCGGGCAACTGAAAAAACTGCCCTATTATGCCGGGTCGATGGCAACACCTCCGTATATTTTACTGGCGCAAAAACTGGCCTCGCTGCTGCCGGACCTGCCGAAAGTGTATATATCCAACAGCGGTTCCGAGGCGAATGAAAAGTCCTATAAAATTGCCCGACAGTATTTTAGCGAGAAATATCCGGCAAAGGAAAAATATAAAATTGTTTACCGCAACCGGGATTATCACGGCACTACACTGGGCGCGCTGGCCAGCAGCGGCCAGCAGGAGAGAAAAGTGAAATTCGGGCCCTTGCCGGAAGGCTTTGCCGCTATTCCTCATGCCCTCTGCTACCGGTGTGAATTGGGCAAGTGTTATCCTTCCTGTAATATAGACTGTGCCCGCGCTCTGGAGACGGTGATCCAAAGGGAAGGCGAGGACAGTGTGGCGGCGGTGATTGTCGAGCCGGTTACCGCGGGCGGCGGGATCATTCCGCCGGTTGCCGAGTATTATCCGGTCCTCCAGGAGATTTGCCGGAAATATGAAGTGCTGCTCATTATGGATGAGGTCGTTACCGGTTTTGGCCGCACCGGCCGCATGTTCGGGCATCAGCATTACGCAGTTGAGCCGGATATGATCACCCTGGCTAAGGGACTGGCCAGCGGTTATATGCCCATATCGGCAACGGTTGCCCGCAAGAGCATCTTTGATCAGTTCTTAACCGGGCTGGAAGATCCGACCGGGTATTTCAGGGATATCAGCACCTTCGGCGGCTGTGCCGGCGCTTCAGCGGCAGCCCTGGAAAACATCCGGATTATCGAGGCGGAAAAGCTGGCGGAGAACAGTGCGCAGATGGGAGCGTATTTGCTGGAGGGCCTTAAAGAGCTGGAGAAATATCCTATAGTGGGTGAAGTCCGTGGCAAAGGCTTGCTGGCCGGTATCGAACTGGTTGAGGATAAGAAATCAAAAAAGCCGCTCCCTGAAACACACCTGGCCCGGATTGTGGCGGAAGCCAAGCAGGCGGGCGTGATTATCGGCAGGATGGTGCGCAGTGTTCCCGATTGCAATAACGTGTTATATACGGCACCGCCGCTGATTGTAACGAAAGAGGGCATCGATCGGATTGTCGGAGCGTTTGCCCAAGCGCTGGCTCATGTTAAGCTATGA
- a CDS encoding acyltransferase family protein, with product MKLQAISRNRLYFFDNLKAFIILLMVIFHIGMGYTTWDLKWWTVNDIQKSNFFDYFILETDVYIMPIMFLAAGYFAPMVLVKKGLGAFWQDKLRRIVIPWVGGVLFIAPLIAYSTFFSRMPVPPNFFDFWRNGFWGPFYQQGHFWFLGILTLFFLLLTAFHLAKPSYLSTPRQKRMPPVWFFPFFALLTAACFFSANLFFWNDTWLHVKYIFMIQPVRLLLHLCYFSLGVYAWKQSWFTPGGYSPRLIPWSASAVIMLIVFLLYRVTFTLMPEVPLPFKIGHALTHATFAMTATFGLIAVFQNFFDSSAYLWRRLAANSYIIYFIHQCVVIPIGCLVQKLDINIWLKYTGVSIVTLLLCFLLAEYIIQPVLSLGKSKKSLPLHS from the coding sequence ATGAAACTGCAAGCAATCAGCCGCAATCGTTTATATTTTTTCGATAATCTGAAAGCATTTATCATTCTGCTTATGGTTATCTTCCACATCGGCATGGGCTATACCACCTGGGACCTCAAATGGTGGACAGTAAACGACATTCAAAAAAGCAATTTCTTTGATTACTTTATTCTGGAAACCGATGTTTATATTATGCCGATCATGTTCTTAGCGGCTGGTTATTTCGCGCCTATGGTGCTGGTCAAAAAAGGACTTGGCGCCTTCTGGCAGGACAAACTGCGGCGCATCGTCATTCCCTGGGTCGGCGGAGTCTTGTTCATTGCTCCCTTGATAGCTTACAGCACCTTTTTCAGCCGTATGCCGGTCCCACCCAACTTTTTCGATTTCTGGCGTAACGGCTTCTGGGGCCCCTTTTATCAGCAGGGGCACTTCTGGTTTCTTGGCATCCTGACCCTGTTTTTTCTGCTGCTCACCGCTTTTCATCTGGCTAAGCCGTCTTACCTGAGCACGCCGCGGCAAAAGCGTATGCCGCCAGTCTGGTTCTTTCCCTTTTTCGCCTTGCTTACCGCCGCCTGCTTCTTCAGTGCCAACTTATTTTTTTGGAATGATACCTGGCTGCATGTAAAATATATTTTTATGATCCAACCGGTCAGGCTCCTGCTCCATCTTTGCTATTTCAGCCTGGGCGTATATGCCTGGAAACAGTCCTGGTTCACTCCCGGCGGTTACAGTCCCCGCCTTATCCCCTGGAGCGCCAGTGCCGTCATTATGCTGATCGTATTTTTGCTGTACCGCGTAACCTTTACGCTCATGCCCGAAGTCCCCCTGCCATTTAAGATTGGTCATGCCCTCACTCATGCCACCTTCGCCATGACAGCAACCTTTGGCCTGATCGCCGTATTCCAAAACTTCTTTGACAGCAGCGCTTACCTATGGCGCCGGCTTGCCGCCAACTCCTATATTATCTATTTTATTCACCAATGTGTCGTTATTCCCATCGGCTGTCTGGTCCAAAAACTGGACATTAATATTTGGCTGAAATATACCGGCGTTTCCATCGTCACATTGCTTTTATGTTTCCTGTTGGCGGAATACATCATTCAACCGGTTTTATCATTGGGAAAAAGTAAAAAGTCTTTGCCACTTCACTCTTAA